TCTCCCGGCCCGCTAGCTAAGCCGTTTACGCTCATGCCATCCATTTATGCTTGCATATATTTGTTTCCTTCTGATTTTCCTGAATTGGAAAGCCTACGTCACTGACCTAATTCATCGTTTCTATTTAGGCGATTAGGCAAGGTAATAAGATAGAATAGTTTCAATTTTTGTTTGATTGTGTTGTCTTTTTTTTTCAGTGAACTTGTACTGGGCCATGTTGTCACTTTTGCTAGTGATTACTGTGGTCGTTTGTTCTTAAATTGTGTTGTCTTGTTTTTTTTAGCTAAACTTGTACTGGGCCATGTTGTCAGTTTTGCTGGTGATTACTCTGGTTGTTTGTTGTTAAGTGCTTGGTTACTTCTGCCTCTACTTTTTGTCGTGCACTAAACTAATGGATCGCTCGTGCAGAAAAAATAATTTCGTCTCCAAATTTATACACATGATGAATGGTGCTCGAGGAATTAATGCTGGTCAGCGAATGTACGCCATGTTCATCCATGACTCTCCATCACCATTTCACTGCTTGGGAGACGGCTCTCTGTTTCCTGGTGGTTATACTCAAGTGCCACCCGATTTGTACATTTATGGAGCTAGTGGGAAAAGTAAATGCGAGTCCCATTGGCATTGGGTCCATACGTAAAGGCATGTACAACAACGCATCTCTTCACTCCATCTTTGTGATGTATTTTTTGCAAGAAACCTCCCGCCGATGCCATGAGACGGAAGCCTATGGGGAAGGCTTGTGGCCCGAGACGGAGACGTTGGCTCTAGCAGCGTTGTACAGAATCGCCTTCCTGACTCGAAGCCTTGCGGATCCCGTGTGCGCGGGATTCTGGTTTGGACGCGCGCCGGAGGGAAGTCTCGCGCCAAAGTCATTCCCCATCTTCATAATATTTCCACGTTGTTTGCCGACGCCTGCGACACCACCTTGGACCGGTACCTCGCTATAAGAGAATAAAATACCGACAAGAATAGCTTGTCAGGAAACCAATGGGCAAATTCACTTCTCTGTCACGCTATTTGTCTCAGTATTTGCCCATTGGGAGGTCCAAGAAATCATTTCCCTGTTGGTTTTGTTTGTTGTGTTGTCCGTTTATGAGTAAATATTTGTATACCTTACAATATAGGAAAAAATCAGTCCAAATAATATTTAATTCGATACAACCTTAATAGGATATTGTTATATTAGTATCATCGATATTAATTTATGTTGTGGATGTTATGGTCaccataaaataaattatagaattgaAATTTTATAGAATGGTATAATATAAAAGATAATAGATATGTAACGTTTTCGTCCTTGCTTCCTATTAacattgacaattttttttctcctgttgcaacgcacgggcaattTTGCTAGTTTTAGATAAAGGAACTCAATCTGGCATCATCCCTTGGAACTAACGGATCGAATCAAACCACTTGTTACAGAAGATTAAACTAACTCGAATCTTAATTCTAGCATTATTTGGTCATCCAAAGGAAGGAAAGAAATGCATAGCCACCATTTCTAGCTCTCGACACACTTGGCAAATATATATGTTCTTTGTTGTAATCAAACGGTTGTACTTGCGCCTAGTGTTGTTACTGTTGTGTTTCTGAACAAGACCTGCAAAAAAGTTTTATGTTGATATTTGTTAAAAACATCTTCGTTCCTCGTAGGCCATATTGACTAGCAAATGGTTACACCTCCTATCAACAACAAAGAGTTGTTTATCCCACGACCTTGTTTATAGCATCTATGAAAATGGTCAATAACATCTATGGTTGGTCTTAAGCCTAAAACAATATATACAGCACACTAAagaaatgtaacaccctaaaatttaccccTTTTTAAAATAGATGAaaaatgatttgaatttgcattttgtgccatgaaatataggaaaaataatatttttcattaaattaaaaatttatcataaggtagcaacatgtttgagcattcatgccgttgcatttgatttattgtgatgagtggttttgatctaaaACTCAAAATGATTCAAATTGCTTTTaaaatggttttgaaataaaagaaaaaaactctccctctctcttctggCCCGTGGCTACTGGCAGCCCAGCAGGTCAGCCCGCACTCGCCTTCCCCCTTTCTCTCACACCGCTAGCCCGCTTCCACCTTTCTCCCACACTGAGGCCCAGCTCGAGAAGCCCAGCAAGCGGCCCAGCCGAAGCGCAACAGCGTCTCCTCCCCATGAGCGGCCATTGACAggtgggtcccacctatcagccatTTCTTCTACCTCtgcgccgtctccttcctcctgTATGCGATCGTTGACGTGCGCCCCAAGCCTCCCCGCCTCTTAAATAGCAGCGCCACACCATGCCGCCTCCCTACCAAGCTCTAGAGCAAGTCGCATCCGCCGagtcgccgcgccgccgcgaaccCTAAGCGCCGTCGTTCGCCATGCCACGCCGAGCCACGCGCCACCTCCCTTCACTCCGCGCCATTGTATGTTTCCTAGTTGGGTTCGCCATCGTCTCCTCTTGCTCTCTGTACTTTTCCTGAGCCAAACCAAGGCCCGTAGGCCCTAGTTCGATAACGCCGGTGAGGTCCTGGTTTTCCCGGCCATGACGCCGCCGCTCAGCTCGCCGCCGGCCACGCCATCCCCCCATCTGATCTGCACCGTCCAATCTCGATCCGACAGTCCAGACCTCACCGTACCCCTTCACGGGTaattttgcataagagcccctccacttttctgattttgaacccgcggtccaaagtgcattttcaaaatacgttttcctaTTCTGAAAGCGTAGTTTCCCTCTATTAGATTCAtaatacgttttctctttcagaaagcaTACAATTCCTCTATTAGActcaaaatacgttttcttcttttgaaaacataaTTGCTtcagttagatccaaaatacgttttcatctatttacagttttgccactattttctttaggccataacttctccattttaactatgatttgatccattcaagttgcgttagattcgtaattgagtaatctacatgttcaaactactgataaatatattttcaacttttgaaattcgaggttagatttaatctattattttattaaaggaaatcttatttaattcataacttcttcgttatagctccgattagagtgcttctcgcgcGCTGTGTGAtcgtagtaacgtgtagaacatctttaaaacctttttacttgttgtttattatgtttggtatactgttctaatttagttctattgtttgcttcatgtatgattgcatggatgcttgtatggtgctttatgatcatgtccagtctgtGAGCTTTACGTttgtgatataaaagaagttggtgatccagaaaaAGTCCTttgaggttacaattcaatagaagaaggatccgagtttaaggcaagtatagcacggGATCTTCCTTGtgaccttaatatcattttaatcatatgcatgtgtctaccttggcaaccgtagtaatttttctagctatttaatatcctggattccttgttacctatggggtattgcattgggtagtatgaggctagtgctcaaccaaagccatgatcttgtaacttgactaatggtatatgcaataaatactaaaagatgcattttagcaatatggaacaagggggctagagcattgggctattttatggtgttctagattcctctccctaatgaCTTATCTGTAaatgatcatctgggacttacagtacaactgtgatggtcacatggctctggctttagtcaagtatgaggaccttttctagcttgttagtggttacctttatggcgcaagaggggcttcgACAGGTATGACCTTTGTCTGCCAGGCTGAGTGCATTTTGGTTTCTTGACCTTTTgtcagtcactccttggaggggagttcatgcttattgatggagaaacctagcggccctaacttgttagacgaacatttgaaaggctttatagtgaaccctgtcgaccttccttggtagtgggtcaagaagttggccacctcgggtgaaagggtaaatcatggctcatggcgaaagtgtacaacctctgcagagtgtaaaactggtatatcagccgtggtcacgatcacgagcggccttgtaacccttacggaatagatgatgaacattaatgATATTGATGATacagatgctcactaatgattactgtttatgctattcattattcatgtttacctgatcatgtgtttatgtgggattgtgaataaacttgttgctactcaattgctaaaatcatgactcactaaaagctaaccgcagtaaacATGTGTCAAccatttgagcctcatgaaccccatgttacatttgttgagtacgacatgtacttatgcttgctttactttttaaaccattggaaaaattccggatgggtatcagattgctagagtttggaggaattagacttgtgatcaaccagtcagttgtccctgtggaattggagtcttcacccgaagattgaaattgtctttccgctgtttgctgtctaaggttatatcctttatactaagtatgttatatattaagcattatctattgatattacctttatttgtagctatatgtgagatttgacttcctgggctcacatatggtgtgtatctggttttgtttttaaaaccgggtgctacaagaaATTAATTTTGCACAAGGGCAATAAAAAAACAGTTGTTGAATTGTTTTATTCTTGCAACCCAAGGCTCCAGATTTATTTCTGTTCCAAATTTTTCCTTGGTAAATTATATTTGGTTAAGGTAAACAAGCCCACTCCCCTCACATTTTAGGAACAATAGAAAAATCTTTATTTTCAGAGGTAGGTTCACATTCCAAAGCCAAATATACATAGCAACATTAATCCCTTTGTTGACAAGGTGTCATATACCTGGAATCTTCTGTGAGTGGACCATTAGGTTTCAAAAGCCAAAAGAATGTATCCCTTTCATCATATAATGTAACGTTCACAACCCTTGCTACAAGGCTATTCCACTCTAGTAGCTTATTCTCTGAACACAAAACAGGAAGAGGAACCATATACTTAGGGTATGTGCAACTGTAGCATGCTTTTGGCTAACAATATTTAAAAGATTTGGATATTCTATTTTAAAAGGATGTCTGCCAACCAAGAACCTGATTCGAACCATCACCCAACATGGACTTTCCAAAGGTTAAAAATTGGTCCTTCACTCATCCAAGATTGAGAAATCTATGACCTTCTAGTGACATGTGTTATCGTGTTTGGACCCAAGGTGGGATGGGATGGCCCCATCCCTGATTTTTGAAATGGGACGGCCCTAGTTCTGTGTGTGGTTGACATGATAGGTCCATCCTAATTTTTTGTCGTGTTAGAGCGATTTAGAAGTGTGGGATGACCTAATATTTTGACATCGTTAGTATTAATTATCAGCGGGCACCAATTGCCATATATATGTGCGCCCCACCTGTCATACTCTCTAActatttctctctttttttgttCATGTCTTCCTCACGGCCAAGCATCGCACAAAGCACATCCGCCGCCCATATACCACACACCAGTTGCCCCAATGCGCCTTCCATGACGCCAGTCGCCTTGGTGCCTCCATCCCCTACGCATGTCAGTGAATGTGTGCGCCATGTTCATCTGTGACTCTTGATCTCCATTTCACTCCATGAGAGATGGCTCTCTGTTTCCTAGTGGTTATACTCAAACGCCACCCGATTTGTACATTTATGGAGCTAGTGGGAAAAGGAAATGCGAGTCCCGTTGTCATTGGGTCCATACGTAAGGGCATGTACAATGCGTCTCTTCACTCCGTTTGTGTGATGTATTTTTTTGCAAGAAACCCCTGCCGATGCCTTGAGATGGAAGCCTCATTGTCTCGTGAAATGATGGGGAAGGCTCATGGCCCGAGGTGGAGACGTCGGCTCTAGCAGCGTTGTATAGAATCGCCTTCCTCACTCGAAGCCGCGCGGATCCCGTGTGCGCGTGGTTCTGGTTTGGACACGCGCTGGAGGGAAGTCTCGCACCAAAGTCATTACCCGTCTTCATATTTCCCCGTTGTTCGCCGATGCCAATGACACTACCTTCGACTGGTACCTCGCCATCAGAAAATAAAATACCGACAAGAATAGTTTGTCAGGAAACTCATGGGCAAATTTATTTCTCTATGAAGCCATTTGTTACAGTATTTGCCCATAGGGAGGTCAAGAAATCATTTCCCTGTGGGTTTTGTCTGTTTTTGTTGTCCGTTTCTCGAACACATGTAAATTGAATATGCTTATGCGGTGGACCCCACGCCCAATGGATCGCTGTTGTGTTGTTCTAGTGATGATAATGCTCGATGATTTTAGCAGCTGGTGAGGACAACGAAAAGGGTGCCCACGTAGTCCGTAGATATACCAACAGCAGGTCAGGACTTGTCGAAGATGCCCTTGCGGCATCCCCTGCTACCAGACAAAGCAAAAGCATattgcaagagagagagagagagagagagactgacAGGGTGACacgaaacacacacacacacacacagaggcaTTGAAGCAGCCGAGATAGATCGAGGGATGGCGACGGCGACGGAGTCGAAGGGCGTAACCCACCGGACGCTGGAGCTGAACGGCATCAAGATCCACGTGGCCGAGGCCGGCGACGGCTCCGCGGGCGGCACGGTGCTGTTCCTGCACGGCTTCCTGGAGCTCTGGCACTCGTGGCAGCACCCGCTGATGTCGCTCTCGTCGCGGGGCTACCGCTGCCTGGCCCCGGACCTCCGAGGCTACGGAGACTCGTCGGCGCCGCCGTCCCCGTCCTCGTACACCATCTTCCACCTCGTGGGCGACGTGGTGGGCGTCCTCGACGCGCTCTCCCTGGCTCGGGTGTTCGTGGTCGGCCAGGGCTGGGGCGCGCTCCTGGCGTGGCACCTCGCCACGGTCCGCCCCGACCGGGTCCGCGCACTCGTCAACATGAGCGGCGCCTTCATGCCGCGCAACCCCAGCGTGCGCCCGCTGCAGGCGTTCCGGCGGCTCTTCGGCGACGGCTACTACCTGCTGCGGCTGCAGGAGCCCGGAGCCATGGAGGCGGAGTTCGCGCGGATGGACACCAGGTTCATCTTCAGGAAGCTCCTCACCACCCGCGAGACGGGCGCCATCTCACTGTCGCCGGAGTGGTGGGGGCCTCAGGACCAGGACATCCCACTGCCGCCGTGGCTCACGGAGGAGTTCGTCCACGTCCTCGCCGCCAAGTTCGACGAGACAGGGTTCGCCGGCGCCATGAACTCCTTCCGCTGCCTCGACCTGTAAGAAAGAACAAATGAATTCAGGATCCGATCAACCTTTGCTTGATCCTCTTTATCATTCATTACATCGTTTCGCTTTCGCTGATTAATAATCTCAGAGTGGAAGTACTAATCTGTGCTGTGCACTTGGCCGGTGTGGTGTAGCAACTGGGAGCTGACGGCGCCATGGACAGGGGCTAAGGTGACCGTGCCGACCAAGTACATCGCTGGGGAGGACGCCATGTCGTACAACCGGGTGAAGGAGTACATACACAAGGGCGGGCTCCAGCGCGACGTGCCGGGACTGGAGGAAGTGGCGGTGATCGCCGGCGCTGGGCACTACGTCCACCTCGAGAAGGCGGAGGAGGTGACGGAGCACATCTACGAATTCATCAAAAAGTTCTGAGACGTACTGCTGCTAGAGTGCAGTCTGCAGACATGCTAGCGTGACGGGCACAGTAATAGTATGTATGTACCATAAAAATGGAAAACCGCATGAAGTTTGCTATTTggattttgggaaattttgaatgTGCACGTTTTATTTTCCAATTGGATGAGCAAGCAGGCCGTTGCACACACTAGCTGTTCGTACTCGTTCTTGTAACTGGAGTGGGCTCACTTAGATTCAAGGTAAGTTGAttatcaatttttttttaaagttaCATGTAGTAAATTTAAAACCTAAGAACTTCAAATGAATATATGTGGACCTAAACAGCTTCAATCAAAAGTTTGTAAACTACAAAAGTTACATAACGTATGCAGAACAACAACTTTGCTATAGCCCAGGTCAACACATCCAAGATTATTTCAAAAtcataaattttaaatttcaaaaatctGAGAACTCAAAGATGGGactctaaataaatttaaataaaaaacttATCAATAAAAAATTATATATAGATCGTGTGGatctctacaattttgatataaagttagTGTCCAACCGACTTCATATGAAAAGGTAATGATTTTTTTTGTCATGACTATTTATAGAGGAGACATCTTCAGAGTGCCGCTAGTCGAAGATTTAAAACCCTGAAGAAAAATAGACAGATTGCACTTTTGGGGAGCACGCTGCCTAAAGCTTATATTTGTAGGTTTCCATCCCCCTCCAAACCATATTTAGCAAAACTGTCATCAGCATATAGCTACGATAGGGCTTCATCTTTCCTCACTCCAAAACCATTTCCTCAACTTGTTTAAACACTTCTCATTTCCACTATATACAATAATGGCATCGTGGTACTGAGCGTAGTTTAGTTGGTTTGGTTTCTTGTGATGAAATTGTCTACCCGGGTTAAAGTCCATGACTTTGCACGGGTACTCATAAAATCATATGAATAtgaatttattctaggatttaacgtcgttattctttcagtggtaggcgatgtTCCCGTCGACAGCGAGAGGCATGTCAGTGATGAtttcgtcaatctcgagatttACTGGCCTAATCTTCAGAGGTGCTCATAGAAGTATGTTTGCGTAGGTGCCATCGTAGAGGGGGTGTGCATTGTGAGTGTGCGCGTAGTACTGTAAGTATTTCAAAAAGAATTACAATGGCATCATCTATTTTA
This sequence is a window from Miscanthus floridulus cultivar M001 chromosome 10, ASM1932011v1, whole genome shotgun sequence. Protein-coding genes within it:
- the LOC136485844 gene encoding uncharacterized protein, whose translation is MATATESKGVTHRTLELNGIKIHVAEAGDGSAGGTVLFLHGFLELWHSWQHPLMSLSSRGYRCLAPDLRGYGDSSAPPSPSSYTIFHLVGDVVGVLDALSLARVFVVGQGWGALLAWHLATVRPDRVRALVNMSGAFMPRNPSVRPLQAFRRLFGDGYYLLRLQEPGAMEAEFARMDTRFIFRKLLTTRETGAISLSPEWWGPQDQDIPLPPWLTEEFVHVLAAKFDETGFAGAMNSFRCLDLNWELTAPWTGAKVTVPTKYIAGEDAMSYNRVKEYIHKGGLQRDVPGLEEVAVIAGAGHYVHLEKAEEVTEHIYEFIKKF